The window TTGATATTATCATAATAAACAATTCCCTCTGTTGTTATATTATTTGACCTGTACAGCCCTATTTTAATGTAATTGCCGGCGTTATTAAAACAATTTTTTGCCGTGTATCTTGTAATGGCTGATGCGCTTTCAATTGGCACCCCGTCAAGCCATACTTCAACAAACCCTGTACTTTCCGTGCTCCAGAACACCCTTGTTTTAATCCTGTGCCAGACGCCTTTGCTTAAAGGCACTGACGCAATGTCCATAACGCTGTTTGTATCCCAGCTATATACGCTGATTATCAGGTTTCCATTTCTGTATTTATAGGCAAGCGGAGGCGAATGAGCGGGATATGTGCTCCAGGTTTCGCCAAGCGCGGGGTCGGGCTGGTCGTGAAACTGCCCTATTACCTGCCAGTTATCACTTTCTGTATAAGAAGAATCAAGCCTGATGTACCAGGAATAATATAGTTCGGTATCAGACGGAGCCGTGTTAAATAACTGTAGTTCGCTTCTTGCGGACTGTAAACCTGTATTCGGAGAAGTCCATAAATCGCCGTCAGCGCCTATTTTGAATTTTCCGCAGTGGCTGCCTTCGTATGCGCCGGTTTCATCATAAGAAAAGTTGACACCATCTGCCGTGTACTGCCCTTCCCACGGAGAGTATGTTTGGGAGTTAAAATCAAGGTTAAGCAGCGCCAATTCGCCGTAATCATACGGCTGTGTACCGGGTTCGTTTATGTTAACCGACGGGGACTTGCATGAAGTCATAAACAAAACAAGAATCAACGCCAGTAAGTTTTTTATCAGATAACTTTTTACAGCATCGTTTTTGTTGCCCTGTATCTCTATTGCGCCGTTTTTAACGGTTCCGCCGCAGCCGCAGGATTTTTTTATATCACCTGCTATTTTTTCAAGGCGCGCGCTGCCGTAAGTGTGCAGATTGCGGATAACAGTTACTTCTTTGCCGCCGCGTTTTTCAACGCGTATTACGGGCTTTGGTGAGTTTGGGTTAGCCGGCATACAAATTTCAGTTATTGCGGTATATTATGCGCAGTGATAATACGGTAGTAACGCATACAAGCGAAAAAGCGTTTGCGGCAATAAGAGGAAGGTCTTTTATAATAGTGCCGTAAATAAGCCATAGGGCAATTCCTATAAACGTAAGGATGTACTGCCATAGCGCTACGTCTTTCATCTTTTTTGTCCTAAATCCCTTTATTATCTGCGGTATGAAACCTATTGACGTGAAAAAACCTGCGATTAATCCCAAAATTTTAATGTCCATTGCTGCTCCCTGTTATATGTTATCTGTATTTTTCTTTCATCTGTTTAATTTTTATAAGAGCGTCCAAAGGCGTCATATTGTCTGTTTCAAGCGTGCTTAGTTCCGAAAGCACGGCTGATTCTTCTGACGCGGCAAAAAGATCGGGCTGAAGCGCTTCTTTTTTCGCGGGCGCCCCGCCAAGTTTTGTATGGCCGTCTTTTGTGTAATTGGCGTCTTCAAGGCTCTTTAAAACTTTTTTAGCGCTTGCAAGCAGTTCGCCGGGAAGCCCTGCCAGCTGCGCCACGTGAATGCCGTAGCTTTTATCCGTGCTGCCCTTTACTATTTTACGCATAAACACAATTTTGCCGCCGTACTCTTTTACCTGAATATTATAGTTCTGTACGCCGGTTAAAATATCCTGTATTTCCGTCAGTTCATAATAATGAGTGGCAAAAAGGGTCTTGGCTTTTATGTTGTTGTGAATGTATTCCGTGACCGCCCACGCTATTGAAACGCCGTCAAAGGTGGAAGTTCCCCTGCCCACTTCATCAAGAACGATAAGTGATTTGGCTGTAGCGTTATTAAGTATGTTCGCGGTTTCTATCATTTCTACCATAAAGGTGGACTGGCCGCGCGCAAGGTAGTCAGCAGCGCCTATACGCGTAAAGATTCTGTCTGTTATTCCTATCTTGGCGTATTTTGCCGGTACAAACGACCCTGCCTGCGCCATTATTACTATTACGCACACCTGCCTCATGAATGTTGATTTACCAGCCATATTGGGGCCTGTTATCACCATTATCATATTATCAGAACAGTCAAGGGCGCAGTCATTGGGGATGAATTCATTTCTGCCAACGCTGTTTTCAACCACAGGGTGCCTGCCGTCTGTAATTATTATTTCATCGCTTTTGGTTATTTCCGGGCAGGTAAAGCCGTTGTTGATGGCGGCTTCGGCAAATGAAATAAGGCAGTCAAGTTCGGCTATCTGCGACGACAGCGCCTGCAGTTCTTTTATTGAAAGCGAAATCTGCTGCCTTATCCTGCAGAAAATTTCATATTCAAGGGTCTTTATTCTGTCCTGCGCGCCTAACACCATGCTTTCGTACTCTTTAAGCTCCGGTGTGATAAACCTTTCCGCGTTAACAAGTGTCTGCTTTCTTATGTAATTGGCGGGGATGTTTTTTAAATTAGCTTTGCTGATTTCTATATAATAGCCAAATACGGATGTGTATCCCACTTTTAACGAACCTATGCCGGAACTTTTACGTTCGGTTTCCTGCAGGGCCGCTATCCACCCTTTGCCGTTTGTGCTTATGTCCTTAATCTTTGCAAGTTCCG is drawn from Candidatus Goldiibacteriota bacterium and contains these coding sequences:
- a CDS encoding heparin lyase I family protein: MPANPNSPKPVIRVEKRGGKEVTVIRNLHTYGSARLEKIAGDIKKSCGCGGTVKNGAIEIQGNKNDAVKSYLIKNLLALILVLFMTSCKSPSVNINEPGTQPYDYGELALLNLDFNSQTYSPWEGQYTADGVNFSYDETGAYEGSHCGKFKIGADGDLWTSPNTGLQSARSELQLFNTAPSDTELYYSWYIRLDSSYTESDNWQVIGQFHDQPDPALGETWSTYPAHSPPLAYKYRNGNLIISVYSWDTNSVMDIASVPLSKGVWHRIKTRVFWSTESTGFVEVWLDGVPIESASAITRYTAKNCFNNAGNYIKIGLYRSNNITTEGIVYYDNIKSGLTSESVD
- a CDS encoding SemiSWEET transporter; protein product: MDIKILGLIAGFFTSIGFIPQIIKGFRTKKMKDVALWQYILTFIGIALWLIYGTIIKDLPLIAANAFSLVCVTTVLSLRIIYRNN